The following are from one region of the Rhodopirellula sp. P2 genome:
- a CDS encoding HlyD family efflux transporter periplasmic adaptor subunit has product MTSTASSEPFVFAPSGSVSSDSSGRSASARGSTYAAPGVTSSHQLVDQARQEITQIVREVAAATHQPRKRADYLRFLADRVLRAMAGHGVVIWTRSSAGDPKETSYVAEHRLGRVTDLALVDEGEQVHQCLLAEVATEGAPVVVPPTPGADQIDVPANPLPYPAAIVPIRIDPSSALPEGLIEVFLDEGGTAASQRGSLRFLAQMSDLAGEFLRMLRLKTLSQLLDATDRVDVVVERLHRMTSTGMIQAAWVDAAAELLRLPRVALCRVDSSQPRIVAVSHVHRIDQHSGAAKAIRAATAIDLQPQHGIWFASCQAESNEGKPNEDDSSTAPFNHDQTPHAIESSQEPAWVVAAHPDSQWRIVGFTSDEAEHLSEDIYWGTLNRLLVGGASAWTAARRIESLPGGRWFSKLFVEPDAVSSVASAHASDTRSTSRRTRVVHSRIRKSATWMAATLTIAVLVCLPMPSLVPVTGVIRPVELDTYHAASDAVVETLHVDHGQRVQRGDLLATLTSTDLQEQETSLLGRQAVLLRQQEQVNQTLMSRPSDHSRPDSVHDGREVEEEIASVDRQLEIIRESKARLILRALRDGRVDAWRLQERLANRPLRRGDPVLNVIAEDTPWVVDARVPQTRLQTVDKAWQSEKLTAEVGTAWSSEMNLAATAQRFGPIVPDPTDGTPSVVMRLGLEESPTLGDQPLAEMPARVTLHCGRTPVGWFLVQDVVHWCQVQWGGYF; this is encoded by the coding sequence ATGACGTCGACCGCGTCCAGCGAGCCGTTTGTCTTTGCACCCAGCGGGTCGGTTTCATCTGACTCGTCGGGGAGATCGGCGTCCGCGCGCGGATCGACCTACGCGGCCCCCGGTGTGACTTCGTCTCATCAGTTGGTGGACCAAGCGCGGCAAGAGATCACTCAGATCGTTCGCGAGGTCGCTGCGGCGACGCATCAACCGCGAAAAAGGGCGGACTACCTTCGGTTTCTTGCCGATCGCGTTTTGCGAGCGATGGCCGGTCATGGCGTTGTGATTTGGACCCGTTCCAGCGCAGGGGATCCCAAGGAAACGAGCTACGTTGCCGAACATCGTCTCGGCCGGGTGACCGACCTTGCCCTGGTGGATGAGGGCGAACAAGTTCACCAGTGTTTGCTTGCGGAAGTCGCAACGGAAGGGGCTCCTGTCGTCGTTCCCCCCACGCCGGGTGCGGACCAAATCGATGTGCCAGCCAATCCTCTGCCCTATCCCGCGGCGATCGTGCCGATTCGGATCGACCCTTCCTCCGCCTTGCCCGAAGGATTGATTGAGGTCTTCTTGGATGAAGGTGGGACCGCAGCCAGTCAACGCGGCAGCCTTCGGTTCCTGGCCCAGATGTCAGATCTCGCCGGCGAATTCCTGCGGATGCTGCGGCTGAAAACACTCAGCCAATTGCTTGATGCAACCGATCGAGTCGATGTTGTTGTGGAACGTCTGCACCGGATGACTTCGACCGGAATGATCCAAGCGGCCTGGGTGGATGCAGCCGCAGAGTTATTGCGTTTGCCACGCGTGGCCCTGTGCCGAGTCGACTCGTCTCAACCACGAATCGTTGCGGTCAGTCACGTCCATCGCATCGATCAACACAGTGGCGCCGCCAAAGCAATCCGCGCTGCGACGGCGATTGACCTTCAACCTCAACACGGAATTTGGTTTGCCAGTTGCCAAGCGGAATCGAACGAAGGCAAACCGAACGAGGACGATTCCTCGACCGCTCCATTCAACCACGACCAAACACCCCACGCCATTGAATCATCCCAGGAACCCGCTTGGGTCGTTGCCGCGCATCCTGATTCGCAGTGGCGGATTGTGGGATTCACCTCGGACGAAGCCGAGCATTTGTCGGAAGACATCTACTGGGGCACGCTGAATCGGTTGCTTGTCGGTGGAGCTTCGGCCTGGACCGCCGCGCGACGCATCGAATCACTTCCCGGTGGCCGATGGTTTTCGAAATTGTTCGTGGAACCGGACGCGGTCAGCTCCGTTGCCTCAGCCCATGCATCCGACACGAGGTCCACTTCGCGACGCACGCGAGTGGTGCATTCTCGAATTCGCAAGTCCGCGACTTGGATGGCAGCAACGCTCACGATCGCCGTTTTGGTTTGCCTGCCGATGCCCAGTTTGGTGCCCGTCACGGGAGTCATCCGGCCTGTTGAACTGGACACCTATCACGCCGCCAGTGACGCGGTGGTGGAAACCTTGCATGTCGATCACGGGCAACGGGTTCAGCGTGGGGACTTGTTGGCAACGCTCACGTCGACCGACCTGCAAGAACAGGAAACCAGTCTGCTGGGTCGCCAAGCCGTGTTGCTGCGGCAACAGGAACAGGTCAACCAGACGCTGATGTCCCGTCCATCTGACCATTCTCGTCCGGACTCGGTCCATGACGGACGGGAAGTGGAAGAAGAAATCGCGTCGGTCGACCGACAGCTCGAAATCATTCGCGAATCAAAAGCACGGTTGATCCTCCGTGCTCTCCGCGACGGACGCGTGGATGCCTGGCGACTTCAAGAGCGTTTGGCCAATCGCCCCCTGCGCCGCGGCGATCCGGTCTTGAACGTGATCGCCGAAGACACACCGTGGGTCGTGGATGCTCGGGTTCCTCAAACTCGCCTGCAAACGGTCGACAAGGCGTGGCAATCCGAGAAGCTGACCGCTGAAGTGGGGACGGCTTGGTCCAGTGAGATGAATCTTGCCGCGACCGCCCAACGGTTCGGCCCGATTGTGCCCGACCCAACGGATGGAACACCCTCGGTCGTGATGCGGTTGGGGCTGGAAGAATCACCGACGCTCGGTGATCAGCCACTCGCTGAAATGCCCGCCCGGGTGACGCTGCATTGCGGACGCACGCCGGTGGGATGGTTCTTGGTCCAGGACGTGGTGCATTGGTGCCAAGTCCAATGGGGAGGGTATTTCTGA
- a CDS encoding HlyD family secretion protein yields the protein MKSTVCLIVSLGWAIASIDAADPVDRDPVQTNVVEVREVVVDFRQQVDVPALQSGAVAESAVRPNQFVRRQEVLGRLDSQALIIRRRAAALRYESAKLITSDDLEMQFAETSLAEAEAELDASNATEQKFTGAVSSNQLRRMRLAVERARLEVARTKKQIRQAEIDTQLAAADLALIDEELAQLDCVSPIEGVVLTVHREPGEWIAKGQPWVTVASAGQLTLHALVDADELSPATCVGLDVSVHWGSEADGTAKMLAGKITSVDPTRLPGNRFRLHAEVQNRRQTHDGSVPPRTAIVPGSGHSVDQHWQLLPGAQVTLRIYRSRDEMAWRMDRDNSDSFRGNLR from the coding sequence ATGAAATCAACGGTCTGTTTGATCGTCAGCCTTGGCTGGGCAATCGCCTCAATCGATGCCGCTGATCCGGTCGACCGCGATCCCGTGCAAACCAACGTGGTGGAGGTTCGTGAGGTCGTTGTCGACTTCCGCCAACAGGTCGATGTGCCAGCCTTGCAGAGCGGCGCGGTGGCGGAATCTGCCGTGCGGCCCAATCAATTCGTCCGCCGTCAGGAAGTGCTGGGACGGTTGGACTCGCAGGCACTGATCATCCGACGTCGAGCTGCAGCGTTGCGATATGAGTCAGCCAAGCTGATCACGAGTGACGATCTCGAAATGCAATTCGCGGAAACATCGCTTGCTGAAGCCGAAGCCGAACTCGACGCCAGCAACGCGACCGAGCAAAAATTCACCGGCGCGGTTTCCTCGAATCAATTGCGGAGGATGCGATTGGCGGTCGAACGCGCCCGCTTGGAGGTGGCTCGCACGAAGAAACAAATTCGCCAAGCTGAAATCGACACGCAGTTGGCTGCCGCTGACTTGGCATTGATCGACGAAGAGTTGGCTCAACTGGATTGCGTCAGCCCGATCGAAGGGGTCGTTCTGACGGTGCACCGGGAACCGGGCGAATGGATCGCCAAAGGCCAACCTTGGGTCACGGTTGCCTCCGCGGGACAGCTGACGCTACACGCCCTCGTGGACGCGGATGAGCTTTCACCTGCGACCTGCGTTGGTTTGGATGTCAGCGTCCATTGGGGAAGCGAAGCCGATGGGACGGCGAAAATGCTGGCGGGTAAAATCACATCGGTGGACCCAACCCGCTTGCCCGGCAATCGTTTCCGCTTGCACGCCGAAGTTCAGAACCGCCGGCAAACCCATGATGGTTCGGTGCCGCCGCGGACCGCCATCGTTCCCGGTTCAGGGCACAGCGTCGACCAACATTGGCAATTGTTGCCAGGTGCCCAGGTGACCCTTCGCATCTATCGTTCACGAGACGAAATGGCGTGGCGAATGGACCGCGACAACTCCGATTCGTTTCGTGGGAATCTGCGGTGA
- a CDS encoding peptidase M50 yields MSGLGPAVNSNREASALRQDLHALPLPDGRGLVIVDEIGGRFARTTKRIWQSLQGSDSDVPGASAPTDATFWPQAKAAGWLKRTSADAPNSRSRWLQSPLSFRIPLASIDPVARRLVPLSGLVFSPLAVVLFSVAGLVSLLFWMVRWQHWAGSVPSLQSYLMSLQPLTIAATFVLTKTAHELGHAVLCRRFGSRCGVVGIWWLCFMPCPYVDVTDVWRQPNAARRGAVMAAGIWVEWIIAMVALWVWWLAPSHEVRMTAMNVVLVCGISTVLFNANPLMRYDGYFILSDLLDTANLREEARRGLRLFLVSPLSRWHRLGKRVWSMAVYHLFSKLYRISISIAIATFVLQWAAGWGLWRIAMVVVALAVVRLAFTSMRNLVRMIQGSGAWRGVPGGRRVGLAVCGCLAASLILIVPIPRYRHVTGVIRVRDAALVYLPRGGVIQAVDVRVGDRVVAGQKLAEIADPSLQLKFEANRGKQSVIRERVHATRLASLRTGSSTRDWQALEAASDSLASNQSLLQNRIDSLRLVSPQAGVVLPASAATLKNHRDWRMDDPFTLRPTVGETTEDRVAWCRVASDARLEVVVKINASDRNRIAEGVPVSVTLPSLPGRKIRTQVRDVSPMELVGEQVAATKPEEELAYEAVCDFSIESMVRQQDPELAGPTSTTDRDLDGLLRWDGASCEAVLQLPPKPLWKDAKHSIERLMGI; encoded by the coding sequence ATGAGCGGTTTGGGCCCTGCCGTGAACTCCAACCGAGAAGCATCGGCCCTGCGTCAGGACTTGCATGCCTTGCCGTTGCCGGATGGCCGTGGGCTGGTGATTGTCGATGAAATCGGCGGACGCTTCGCGCGCACGACCAAACGCATTTGGCAATCGCTTCAGGGTTCTGACTCGGATGTCCCTGGTGCTTCGGCGCCCACGGATGCGACCTTCTGGCCGCAAGCCAAAGCGGCGGGCTGGCTCAAACGCACCAGTGCGGACGCCCCCAACAGTCGATCGCGATGGCTGCAGTCGCCCCTGTCCTTTCGCATTCCGCTGGCGTCGATCGATCCGGTGGCTCGTCGTTTGGTCCCCCTCAGCGGATTGGTCTTCTCACCATTGGCCGTTGTCCTGTTCAGCGTCGCCGGATTGGTGTCGTTGCTGTTTTGGATGGTGCGTTGGCAACACTGGGCGGGCTCCGTGCCTTCCCTGCAAAGCTATCTCATGTCGTTGCAACCGCTGACCATTGCCGCCACGTTTGTGCTGACCAAGACGGCTCATGAACTCGGGCATGCCGTCCTCTGTCGACGCTTTGGATCTCGCTGCGGTGTGGTCGGCATTTGGTGGCTGTGCTTCATGCCTTGCCCGTACGTTGACGTCACCGACGTTTGGCGACAACCCAACGCCGCTCGACGCGGTGCGGTGATGGCCGCGGGGATTTGGGTTGAGTGGATCATTGCCATGGTGGCGTTGTGGGTTTGGTGGTTGGCCCCGTCGCACGAGGTGCGAATGACCGCGATGAATGTGGTCCTGGTTTGTGGGATCAGCACCGTTTTGTTCAACGCCAATCCGCTGATGCGATACGACGGGTATTTCATTCTGAGTGATTTGCTCGACACCGCAAATCTGCGAGAGGAAGCGCGACGTGGGCTGCGATTGTTTCTCGTTTCACCACTTTCTCGTTGGCATCGTTTGGGCAAACGAGTTTGGTCGATGGCGGTCTATCACTTGTTCTCGAAGCTCTACCGAATCTCCATCAGCATTGCGATTGCCACGTTTGTTTTGCAGTGGGCCGCTGGATGGGGATTGTGGCGCATCGCGATGGTTGTTGTCGCTCTTGCCGTTGTTCGTTTGGCCTTCACCAGCATGCGAAACCTTGTTCGCATGATTCAGGGAAGCGGTGCGTGGAGGGGAGTTCCCGGTGGACGACGCGTTGGATTGGCAGTCTGCGGTTGCCTCGCTGCCAGCCTGATTCTGATCGTCCCCATTCCCAGATACCGTCACGTCACGGGTGTCATTCGCGTTCGGGATGCGGCATTGGTCTATTTGCCTCGAGGCGGCGTCATCCAAGCGGTCGACGTTCGCGTGGGCGACCGGGTGGTCGCAGGTCAGAAGTTGGCCGAGATCGCTGATCCCAGCTTGCAACTGAAGTTCGAAGCGAACCGAGGCAAACAATCCGTCATTCGCGAAAGGGTGCATGCGACGCGTTTGGCTTCGCTGCGGACGGGCAGCTCGACGAGAGATTGGCAAGCGTTGGAGGCGGCGTCGGATTCGTTGGCTTCCAATCAATCCCTCCTGCAGAACCGAATCGACTCACTGCGTTTGGTCAGCCCGCAAGCGGGAGTGGTGCTGCCGGCATCGGCAGCGACGCTCAAGAACCATCGTGATTGGCGGATGGACGATCCGTTCACATTGCGACCGACGGTGGGTGAAACAACCGAAGATCGCGTTGCCTGGTGCCGAGTCGCCTCCGATGCTCGGTTGGAAGTGGTCGTGAAGATCAACGCCTCGGACCGCAATCGGATCGCCGAGGGCGTGCCGGTGAGTGTGACACTGCCCTCACTGCCAGGTCGGAAGATCCGGACCCAGGTGCGTGATGTCTCGCCAATGGAGTTGGTCGGCGAACAAGTCGCCGCGACCAAACCGGAGGAGGAACTGGCTTACGAGGCGGTGTGTGATTTTTCGATTGAGAGCATGGTCCGCCAGCAAGACCCTGAATTGGCGGGTCCCACCTCGACCACTGATCGGGACCTCGACGGGTTGCTACGCTGGGACGGAGCCAGTTGCGAAGCGGTGCTTCAATTGCCACCGAAACCGTTGTGGAAAGATGCCAAGCATTCGATCGAACGGTTGATGGGCATCTGA
- a CDS encoding peptide chain release factor-like protein, with amino-acid sequence MTLPMSVGTHPCLWPVEEIEKRCQLRTQSRSGPGGQHRNRTASGAFLTFDSGIPEIGTITAEATEQRQQARNRATALTRLRFLLAITLRSSSPLGPVVAPNEIRLSQAELDLRARYRGSPMKMNDENVAKPGVLTLVLNDLWYAGGQPSLVAPHWKTSTSKLVNLVRSQAPAFRLVNQIRHHHTRPPLR; translated from the coding sequence ATGACGCTTCCGATGTCGGTGGGCACGCACCCGTGTCTCTGGCCAGTCGAAGAGATCGAGAAACGGTGTCAGTTGCGCACACAATCTCGCAGCGGCCCAGGTGGACAGCATCGAAATCGAACGGCGTCGGGAGCCTTCCTGACATTTGATTCGGGAATCCCCGAGATTGGCACCATCACGGCGGAGGCGACCGAGCAGCGACAACAGGCTCGCAACCGAGCGACGGCACTGACGCGCCTGCGGTTTCTGCTCGCGATCACGTTGCGATCAAGTTCCCCACTGGGACCGGTTGTTGCCCCGAATGAAATCAGGCTCTCCCAAGCGGAGTTGGATTTGCGAGCACGCTATCGCGGTTCCCCCATGAAAATGAACGACGAGAACGTGGCGAAACCCGGTGTGTTGACATTGGTGCTCAACGATCTTTGGTATGCCGGCGGGCAGCCAAGTTTGGTGGCACCGCACTGGAAGACATCGACCAGCAAACTGGTGAACCTGGTTCGATCGCAGGCCCCGGCGTTTCGATTGGTCAATCAGATTCGACACCATCACACAAGACCACCTCTGCGGTGA
- a CDS encoding rhomboid family intramembrane serine protease has product MIPIRDDIPSRTTPVVNYLVIALCAFAFFIQQVSSDKSEAIISGFAMVPLRITDPDTTPVMQQRVAVQTPRGIEVMEVRQEIGPAAVPVWATLITCMFLHGGWMHFLGNMWFLYIFGDNVEDRLGHLGYVLLYLGTGVFAGLAHLLSDPGSPVPTLGASGAIAGVMGAYAFLYPHARVVAVLPLMFVFPTFVLPGPVFLGIWFVIQLVNSLGSLTGGEAGGVAWWAHAGGFIAGAVAALLIGRSPLGHEAVQERRF; this is encoded by the coding sequence ATGATTCCGATTCGTGATGACATCCCCAGTCGGACCACACCGGTGGTCAATTACTTGGTCATTGCCTTGTGCGCATTTGCGTTCTTCATTCAGCAAGTGTCCTCGGACAAGAGCGAAGCGATCATCAGCGGATTTGCAATGGTCCCCTTGCGAATCACGGATCCGGACACCACGCCGGTCATGCAGCAACGCGTCGCGGTCCAAACGCCTCGCGGTATCGAAGTCATGGAAGTGCGGCAGGAAATTGGTCCGGCAGCGGTGCCGGTGTGGGCGACGTTGATCACCTGCATGTTTCTGCATGGTGGGTGGATGCATTTCCTGGGCAACATGTGGTTCTTGTATATTTTCGGTGACAATGTCGAGGACCGCTTGGGGCACTTGGGATATGTGCTGCTGTATCTCGGGACCGGTGTGTTCGCCGGTCTCGCGCACTTGCTCAGCGACCCAGGCAGTCCCGTGCCGACGCTGGGGGCCAGCGGCGCGATCGCGGGTGTGATGGGAGCGTATGCGTTTCTGTACCCGCATGCTCGCGTGGTGGCGGTGTTGCCGTTGATGTTTGTGTTCCCGACCTTTGTCTTGCCCGGTCCCGTCTTCCTGGGGATCTGGTTTGTGATCCAGCTCGTCAACAGTCTGGGGTCGCTCACCGGGGGCGAAGCGGGAGGAGTCGCTTGGTGGGCTCACGCGGGCGGGTTCATCGCCGGAGCCGTTGCCGCATTGCTGATCGGCCGTTCGCCGCTGGGCCATGAAGCCGTCCAAGAAAGACGGTTCTGA
- a CDS encoding PEP-CTERM sorting domain-containing protein, whose product MAAFASFGITPDAYGAMATNLRKVAGFERNPTRSSSMQFLPLLAILAVFATFTQKGSAGVVTDLFELDDTVVDLDDNSVNSLTYSRTLFGSDGVSFDATITVTGNGSYVQNSSNGLGVNGTTLSDGEALTFAMSISNEVGGTAIFDGFTLLDFNSFTDTRGDADSSTYEEANFTPGGLVVPDQTGFGASDVFDLTQLNLGSPLPSFTLTAITDSTTRSFQLDDITAQFTTTASAVPEPSSFALLAIGSTFITLVRRRGRTISRDHSLR is encoded by the coding sequence ATGGCCGCATTCGCCTCTTTTGGCATTACCCCGGATGCCTACGGAGCGATGGCAACAAACCTTCGGAAAGTGGCTGGCTTCGAGCGAAATCCCACTCGGAGCAGCTCAATGCAATTCCTTCCTCTCTTGGCAATCCTTGCCGTCTTCGCGACTTTCACGCAGAAGGGAAGTGCCGGTGTAGTAACAGACCTATTTGAGCTCGATGATACAGTCGTCGACTTAGACGATAATTCGGTGAATTCGCTAACTTACTCTAGAACGCTATTTGGCTCAGATGGCGTGTCTTTCGATGCAACCATCACTGTCACAGGTAATGGTTCATATGTTCAGAACAGTTCCAATGGTTTAGGCGTCAATGGAACTACCCTCAGCGATGGCGAGGCTCTGACTTTTGCAATGTCGATTAGCAATGAAGTCGGTGGGACCGCAATTTTCGATGGATTCACCCTTCTTGATTTCAATTCCTTTACAGACACTCGTGGGGATGCAGACTCATCGACATACGAAGAGGCAAATTTTACACCTGGAGGCTTGGTCGTACCCGATCAAACAGGTTTTGGCGCGTCTGACGTTTTCGATTTGACGCAACTGAACCTGGGATCCCCGCTACCAAGTTTTACTCTGACTGCCATCACTGATTCGACGACCAGATCTTTTCAACTCGACGATATCACGGCGCAGTTCACGACTACCGCTTCAGCTGTTCCCGAGCCATCGAGTTTCGCGTTACTGGCGATTGGCAGCACGTTCATAACATTGGTCCGTCGTCGTGGACGGACCATCAGTCGCGACCACTCTTTGCGATAG
- a CDS encoding Trm112 family protein, which produces MITPDILPILRCPADGGQLLLADEPLIQRVNQAIAEGTARDQLDERVTDPIEGGLVNSQADRLYPIRGGIPTLIVDEAIGLAGIAERD; this is translated from the coding sequence ATGATCACCCCGGATATCTTGCCTATCTTGCGCTGCCCAGCAGACGGCGGTCAGCTCCTCTTGGCCGACGAGCCCCTCATTCAGAGGGTCAACCAAGCGATCGCCGAAGGCACCGCGCGTGATCAATTGGACGAGCGTGTGACCGATCCCATCGAAGGTGGGCTGGTCAATTCCCAAGCCGATCGGCTGTACCCCATCCGTGGCGGGATCCCGACACTGATCGTGGACGAAGCGATCGGATTGGCTGGGATTGCCGAGCGGGACTGA
- the eno gene encoding phosphopyruvate hydratase — protein sequence MTLIESIHARQILDSRGNPTVECEVTLMDGAAGRAAVPSGASTGMHEAWELRDGDKSVFMGKGVTTAVKNVNTKIADALEGMDATDQAAVDQAMIELDGTPNKKELGANAILGVSLAVAHAAAASTNQPLFRYLGGAGARMLPAPMMNIINGGEHADNGVDIQEFMVMPLGFERFSDALRCGTEIFHNLKKVLSDKGYSTAVGDEGGFAPDLKSNQEALDVIMTAIDKAGYKAGEQVWIALDSASTEFYDKASGKYSLDSNQMSGDEMVDFLAGWCDKYPICSIEDGCDEDDWETWKKLTTKIGDKVQLVGDDLFVTNVERLQRGIDEGIANSILIKVNQIGTMTETIDAIQLAHRNGYTSISSHRSGETEDSTIADLAVAMSTGQIKTGSASRSDRMAKYNQLLRIEELLGDAAQYGGPLFAKRITG from the coding sequence ATGACACTGATCGAATCGATTCACGCTCGGCAAATCTTGGACAGCCGCGGCAACCCAACCGTCGAATGCGAAGTCACGTTGATGGACGGTGCCGCCGGTCGCGCCGCCGTGCCCAGCGGAGCCAGCACCGGGATGCACGAAGCCTGGGAACTGCGAGACGGCGACAAGTCCGTCTTCATGGGCAAAGGCGTCACGACCGCTGTCAAAAACGTCAACACGAAAATCGCCGATGCCTTGGAAGGCATGGACGCAACCGACCAAGCTGCGGTTGACCAAGCGATGATCGAACTGGATGGCACGCCCAACAAAAAAGAACTCGGTGCCAACGCGATCCTCGGCGTTTCGCTGGCCGTCGCTCACGCTGCTGCGGCTTCGACCAACCAGCCTTTGTTCCGCTACCTCGGTGGTGCTGGTGCTCGGATGTTGCCCGCCCCGATGATGAACATCATCAACGGTGGTGAGCACGCCGACAACGGCGTCGACATCCAAGAGTTCATGGTCATGCCATTGGGCTTCGAACGCTTCAGCGATGCACTGCGTTGCGGAACCGAAATCTTCCACAACCTGAAAAAGGTTTTGTCGGACAAGGGGTACAGCACCGCGGTTGGCGACGAAGGCGGGTTTGCACCCGACCTGAAGAGCAACCAAGAAGCTCTCGATGTGATCATGACCGCGATCGACAAAGCGGGCTACAAAGCTGGCGAACAAGTCTGGATCGCTTTGGACTCGGCATCGACCGAGTTCTACGACAAGGCGTCCGGCAAGTACTCGCTGGACAGCAACCAAATGTCGGGCGATGAAATGGTCGATTTCTTGGCCGGCTGGTGTGACAAGTATCCCATCTGCAGCATCGAAGACGGATGCGACGAAGACGATTGGGAAACCTGGAAGAAACTGACGACCAAGATCGGTGACAAGGTCCAATTGGTCGGCGATGACTTGTTCGTCACCAACGTCGAGCGTCTGCAACGCGGCATCGACGAAGGGATCGCCAACAGCATCCTGATCAAGGTCAACCAAATCGGAACGATGACTGAAACGATCGACGCGATCCAACTCGCTCATCGCAACGGTTACACCTCGATCAGCAGCCACCGCAGTGGTGAAACCGAAGATTCCACCATCGCTGACTTGGCCGTTGCCATGTCGACCGGTCAAATCAAAACCGGATCGGCCAGCCGCAGCGACCGCATGGCCAAGTACAACCAATTGCTCCGCATCGAAGAATTGCTGGGCGACGCGGCTCAGTACGGTGGGCCTTTGTTCGCCAAGCGAATCACTGGCTGA
- a CDS encoding riboflavin synthase, whose amino-acid sequence MFTGLVESVGQLSAVVEQPPGRRLVIAAPSFRDEDPAQDVKLGDSIAINGCCLTVIEIDGNDLTFEAGEETLCRTNLGELTAGSKVNLERSLAVGDRMGGHYVTGHIDCVGQLIERVDDPPWANLKFSVPPPYAQQIVSKGSIAIDGISLTVVDVGDDHFTVALIPHTLDVTTLGGRQVGDRINLETDLLAKYVQRTLQFGNANDQPNAGTVASPPNTPWSPQS is encoded by the coding sequence ATGTTCACCGGTCTTGTCGAATCCGTGGGTCAACTTTCTGCCGTCGTGGAACAACCACCCGGCAGACGCTTGGTGATCGCCGCCCCCTCCTTCCGAGACGAAGATCCGGCTCAGGATGTGAAGCTGGGCGACAGCATCGCGATCAACGGTTGCTGCCTGACCGTCATCGAGATCGACGGCAACGACTTGACCTTCGAAGCCGGTGAAGAAACCCTCTGCCGAACCAACCTGGGCGAGCTAACGGCCGGGTCCAAGGTCAACCTGGAACGGTCGCTGGCCGTGGGTGATCGGATGGGCGGCCACTACGTCACCGGCCACATCGACTGCGTCGGCCAATTGATCGAACGAGTCGACGACCCACCGTGGGCCAATCTGAAGTTCTCCGTCCCGCCTCCGTACGCACAACAGATCGTTTCGAAAGGCAGCATCGCGATCGACGGCATCAGTTTGACAGTCGTCGATGTGGGAGACGACCACTTCACGGTCGCCCTGATCCCTCACACGTTGGATGTCACCACCTTGGGAGGTCGCCAAGTCGGAGACCGCATCAATTTAGAAACCGACTTGTTGGCCAAGTACGTGCAACGAACATTGCAGTTCGGAAACGCCAACGACCAACCCAACGCCGGCACAGTCGCGTCCCCCCCCAACACACCCTGGAGCCCACAATCATGA